A stretch of DNA from Rhodoluna sp. KAS3:
AGGGTTCGACGGCCAGAACCGGGCCAAACACCTCGCGGCGGTAAAGCTTGGCTGAGGCAGGAACATTATTCAACACCGTTGGGGCATAAAAATACGGCCCAGTGTTTGGCAGTGCATGGCCGCCGGCAACCAATTCGGCTCCGTTGGCTACTGCATCTGATACATAACCTGATACGCGCTGAAGTTGAACGTACCCGCCCAAACTGCCGATGTCGGTCGAAAAATCATCAGACCGGCCAACCTCAAGTGCGTCAATTTGCTTGGTCAGCTCAGTCAAAAATTCCTGATGCATCGATCTCGGAACGTACACTCGCTCGATTGCCACACAGAGCTGGCCAGCTGAGCTGAACGCTCCCGAAACCGCAATTTCGGCCGCCCGCTTAGGCTTGGCGCCCTCGAGCACAATCATCGGGTTCTTGCCGCCCAACTCAAGTGAGTACCCAATTAGTCGCGCTGACGCACGCTGGGCAACTTTCAGGCCAGTTGCGGTTGAGCCGGTAAAGGCCACGTAATCGACGCTATCTACCAATGCGTTTCCGACGGTCTCGCCATCTCCGGTCACGATAGTCCAAGCCTCTTCTGGCCAGCCGGCTTCGATGGCAAGGTGGCGTGCAAAGAGGGCAGTTAGAGCAGTTTGGTTGTCTACCTTCTGGACTACGGCATTGCCCGCAGCCAAGGCCGGCAGCACATCAAGCAGGGTCAGAGCCAGCGGGTAGTTCCAAGGGGTCACAATGCCAACCACACCAACCGGCACCTGGTCAACATAGGTTTTGGTGAGCAGCGGAACACCGGCTCGTGTGCGGCGCCTGGCCAGGGTCTTGACCGAAATCTTGCCGTAGTAGCTGGCCGCGGCAATTGCGCCGACAGTCTCTTCAAAGGCGTGCGCTCGAGATTTTCCGGTCTCCAGCTGGACTAGGTCCATGAGCCTTTCATCGGAACCCAAAAGGATGTCGTGCAGGTTCAGCAGCAGGCGCTGGCGCTGCGGCAGCCCGGTCTTAGCCAGAATCGGTTGGTAGTCTCTGGCCTTTGAGACAGCATCGATTACCTGCTCGGCAGAAAGCTGCTGGAGGTCATAAATCTTTTTTCCGGTTGCCGGGTTGATTACCGGAACGGTTGATTGACCTTGGGGTAGGTGGCTCAGTAAAGAGACAATGCTGGTTTCACTCACAGGCTAACTCTAAGCAGTCTGCCGGCCAGTCCAATCTTGTCTTGGCTAATTTTCACAGCAATTTCACGGATAGCCTTGGCGGCGGGGTCATCGGGGTGATTCTGAACCACCGGCAAACCCGCATCAGAGCCCTCGCGCAGGGCAACGCTGATTGGAATTTGCCCGAGTTGAGGGACTGCTTGACCCGAAAGAGCGCTCAATCTTTCGGCCACAGCCAAACCGCCGCCGTGACCAAAAATTTCAAACTTTGAGCCATCTGGCTGCTCGAGCCAACTCATGTTTTCAATCACACCAAATACCGATTGCCCGGTCTGCAGGCCGACCGATCCAGAACGCTCAGCAACCTCGGCGGCAGCAACCTGAGGGGTGGTTACAACGATGCTCTTGGCGGTTGGCAGCAACTGACCCAGGCTAATTGCAATGTCGCCGGTGCCCGGTGGCAGGTCAACCAGTAGAAAATCTAGATCTCCCCAAAAGACGTCACACAAAAACTGTTCCACAGCGCGGTGCAACATTGGTCCGCGCCAGGCCACCGGCTTATTGTCATCAAGAAACATTCCGATAGAAATTACTTTGACGCCCCACTTGCCGGCTTGAGCCACCGGCGGCAAAATCAGTTCATCTACCCTCGTCGGCTTCTCGGTAATGCCAAGTTGCCCCGGAATCGAGAAGCCAAAAATATCCGCATCGATGAGCCCCACGCGGTGCCCCGCTTCGGCGAGCGCAACCGCCAGGTTGGTGGTTACCGAAGACTTGCCAACGCCACCTTTGCCCGACCCAACCAGATAAACCCGAGTGAGGGTGTCCTTGTCAAACGGATTTGTGCGGGGTGGCTTACCGGCTCGTAATTTTTCTTTTAGTTCGTTGCGCTCGGCCTGCGACATCACGGTCATGGCAACGTCTACGCCAAACTCGGCAACTGCGGCCCGAACATCGGCTTCAATTTTTTGTGCCGCCGGGCAGCCGGCAACGGTCAGTTTTACCGTAACTAGACCGTCGGTCAGGTCAATCATGTTGAGCTCGGTCAGGGGCAACCGAAGTTCTGGGTCAATTACTGTTCCCAGCGCACGCTCAATCGCGCTTGCGCTCATCCAGAATTTCTTTCAGTAGGTCGCGCAACTCATCGCGCACAAAGTCTTTGGTCGCCAGTTCTTCCATCGCCAAACGCAGAGCAACAACCTCGCGGGCAAGGTACTCGGTGTCGGCCAGGTTGCGCTCGGCCCGCTGGCGGTCCTGTTCAAACTGAACGCGGTCGCGGTCATCCTGGCGGTTTTGAGCCAACAGAATTAGCGGTGCGGCGTAAGAGGCCTGCATTGACAAAATTAGGGTCAGCAACGTGAAGTTTGTTGCCCGAGGGTCAAACTGTGATGCTTCTGGCAGCAGGGTGTTCCAAGTGAGCCAAACGGCCACCACGATGGTCATGCCGATAAGAAAAGCACCGGTACCCATAGCGCGCGCAAAAGCTTCTGAAGCGCGACCAAACTGTTCGCGGTCAATTGAGATCTTGGTGACAAACCGCTGACGAGAGCGTAGCGGTGCGTCAAGTGTGTTCTTAGCCACGGCTTCCTCCCTCGTCTTCGGTGCGCCAGTCATCAGGCAATAGGTGGTCCAAAACGTCGTCAACGGTTACAACACCGATAAGGCGTGACTCGTCGTCGACAACCGGTAGGGCTACCAGGTTGTAGTTAGCTAGGGTTCGGTGAATCACCGAGATGTGAGTGTCGGCCTTGACCGGCTCGAGCTCGGTGTCCAAAAGGTTGCCGAGGCGCTCGTGCGGTGGGTAGCGCAGCATGCGCTGAAAGTGAACCACGCCCAGGTAGCGTCCGGTTGCAACCTCGTAAGGTGGGAGGGTTACAAACACCGATGCCGCAAGTGCTGGCGCAACCTCAACTCGACGAATCAGAGCCATGGCCTCGGCCACAGTTGCATCGGCGGCGCAGATGATTGGTTCGGTGGTCATCAAACCACCGGCGGTGAACTCATCAAACTGCATGAGCATACGGATGTCTTCGGCTTCTTCTTCATCCATCAGATCAAGAATTGCCTCGGTGCGTTCTTCTGGCAGGTTTGCCATCAAGTCGGCAGCGTCGTCCGGCTCCATGAGGTCAAGCACCTCAGCGGCACGCTCATCGTCTAGCTCGGCAATGATGTCCAGCTGCTCGTCTTCAGGCAGCTCTTCAAGCACATCGGCAAGGCGTTCGTCATCAAGCTCTTCGGCCACCTCAAGCATGCGCTCGTCAGGTAGGTCAAGCAGGGCCGAGGCCAAGTCGGCTGGGCGTAGTTCAGAATAGGTTG
This window harbors:
- a CDS encoding succinic semialdehyde dehydrogenase translates to MSETSIVSLLSHLPQGQSTVPVINPATGKKIYDLQQLSAEQVIDAVSKARDYQPILAKTGLPQRQRLLLNLHDILLGSDERLMDLVQLETGKSRAHAFEETVGAIAAASYYGKISVKTLARRRTRAGVPLLTKTYVDQVPVGVVGIVTPWNYPLALTLLDVLPALAAGNAVVQKVDNQTALTALFARHLAIEAGWPEEAWTIVTGDGETVGNALVDSVDYVAFTGSTATGLKVAQRASARLIGYSLELGGKNPMIVLEGAKPKRAAEIAVSGAFSSAGQLCVAIERVYVPRSMHQEFLTELTKQIDALEVGRSDDFSTDIGSLGGYVQLQRVSGYVSDAVANGAELVAGGHALPNTGPYFYAPTVLNNVPASAKLYRREVFGPVLAVEPYDDLDDAIDQANDSQYGLNAAIVGPVKLATRVASRLNTGSVNINEGFRASFASMESPMGGMKASGHGRRNGPGGLLRFTETRVIGVAGGLIRLPSRARDYEKMAPLMRLMVKSMKLFS
- a CDS encoding Mrp/NBP35 family ATP-binding protein, whose product is MSASAIERALGTVIDPELRLPLTELNMIDLTDGLVTVKLTVAGCPAAQKIEADVRAAVAEFGVDVAMTVMSQAERNELKEKLRAGKPPRTNPFDKDTLTRVYLVGSGKGGVGKSSVTTNLAVALAEAGHRVGLIDADIFGFSIPGQLGITEKPTRVDELILPPVAQAGKWGVKVISIGMFLDDNKPVAWRGPMLHRAVEQFLCDVFWGDLDFLLVDLPPGTGDIAISLGQLLPTAKSIVVTTPQVAAAEVAERSGSVGLQTGQSVFGVIENMSWLEQPDGSKFEIFGHGGGLAVAERLSALSGQAVPQLGQIPISVALREGSDAGLPVVQNHPDDPAAKAIREIAVKISQDKIGLAGRLLRVSL
- a CDS encoding DUF1003 domain-containing protein, translated to MAKNTLDAPLRSRQRFVTKISIDREQFGRASEAFARAMGTGAFLIGMTIVVAVWLTWNTLLPEASQFDPRATNFTLLTLILSMQASYAAPLILLAQNRQDDRDRVQFEQDRQRAERNLADTEYLAREVVALRLAMEELATKDFVRDELRDLLKEILDERKRD
- a CDS encoding CBS domain-containing protein: MSATRVFVARLAGCGVFDPAGDRVGKVIDVLVAYRKSGSPKATGMLVEISGRRRVFVPITRVTSISAGQVITTGLIDLRRFTQRGQETRVIAEILGRKVRLLDGSGPASIEDLAIEQGKQKEWAVTELFLRRPKTSASPFARGATLFAAWEQVSEEARTEEGQSAQQLIATYSELRPADLASALLDLPDERMLEVAEELDDERLADVLEELPEDEQLDIIAELDDERAAEVLDLMEPDDAADLMANLPEERTEAILDLMDEEEAEDIRMLMQFDEFTAGGLMTTEPIICAADATVAEAMALIRRVEVAPALAASVFVTLPPYEVATGRYLGVVHFQRMLRYPPHERLGNLLDTELEPVKADTHISVIHRTLANYNLVALPVVDDESRLIGVVTVDDVLDHLLPDDWRTEDEGGSRG